One genomic window of Halolamina sediminis includes the following:
- the katG gene encoding catalase/peroxidase HPI, producing MAKTNQEWWPQMLNVDILDDNARDVSPYGEEFDYAEEFEKLDLEEVKGDIRQVMMDSKDWWPADYGTYGPFFIRMAWHSAGTYRTADGRAGAAGGLQRLPPESSWPDNINLDKARRLLQPVKLKYGRKLSWGDLIVLAGNVALETMGFETFGFAGGRDDEFKSNEATVWGPEQEWEETSPERFEDGEVGYLKDPLANTVMGLIYVNPEGPYGEPDVEGSAANIRETFSRMAMNDEETVALIAGGHTFGKVHGADDPDEHMGPEPEAAPIDEQGLGWDYDLDEVPGMITSGIEGPWTDAPTQWDTTYVDNLLDHEWTSVKGPGGAWQWTPVDADEVDDAPGAQNPEESEEPMMLTTDVALKHDDDYREVLERFQENPDEFQEAFAKAWYKLIHRDMGPPERLLGPEVPDETFVWQDPIPDADYDFVGDEEIAHLKEEILATDLTVPQLAKTAWASASTYRDSDKRGGANGGRIRLEPQRSWEVNEPEELATVLETLEGVQAAFNDSRDDDVRVSLADLIVLGGNAAVEQAAADAGYDVTVPFEPGRTDATAEQTDEESFEHLEPKVDGFRNYLGSGDYDDMYDSPEERMVDKAELLNLTVPEMTALVGGMRSLGATYGDSDRGVFTDEPGTLTNDFFDVLLDMEYEWVSVDEDDEVFEVRDRETGEAEYDATRLDLIFGSNARLRATADVYGADDGEEQLVEDFVDAWTKVMRNDRFDLE from the coding sequence ATGGCAAAGACAAACCAAGAGTGGTGGCCACAGATGCTGAACGTGGACATCCTCGACGACAACGCACGGGACGTGAGCCCGTACGGGGAGGAGTTCGACTACGCGGAGGAGTTCGAGAAGCTCGACCTCGAGGAGGTGAAAGGCGACATCCGGCAGGTGATGATGGACTCGAAGGACTGGTGGCCGGCGGACTACGGCACGTACGGTCCCTTCTTCATCCGGATGGCCTGGCACAGCGCCGGGACCTACCGGACCGCCGACGGCCGCGCCGGCGCCGCCGGCGGCCTGCAGCGGCTCCCGCCCGAGAGTAGCTGGCCGGACAACATCAACCTCGACAAGGCGCGCCGCCTGCTCCAGCCGGTCAAGCTGAAGTACGGCCGCAAGCTCTCGTGGGGCGACCTGATCGTCCTCGCGGGGAACGTCGCCCTGGAGACGATGGGGTTCGAGACGTTCGGCTTCGCGGGCGGCCGCGACGACGAGTTCAAGTCCAACGAGGCGACCGTCTGGGGGCCCGAGCAGGAGTGGGAGGAGACCTCGCCCGAGCGCTTCGAGGACGGCGAAGTTGGCTACCTCAAGGACCCGCTCGCGAACACCGTGATGGGCCTCATCTACGTGAACCCGGAGGGGCCCTACGGCGAGCCCGACGTCGAGGGCTCCGCCGCGAACATCCGCGAGACGTTCTCCCGCATGGCGATGAACGACGAGGAGACCGTCGCCCTCATCGCCGGCGGCCACACGTTCGGGAAGGTCCACGGCGCCGACGACCCCGACGAGCACATGGGCCCCGAACCCGAGGCAGCGCCCATCGACGAACAGGGGCTCGGCTGGGACTACGACCTCGACGAGGTCCCCGGGATGATCACCAGCGGGATCGAGGGTCCCTGGACCGACGCGCCGACACAGTGGGACACGACGTACGTCGACAACCTGCTCGACCACGAGTGGACCTCGGTCAAGGGTCCCGGCGGCGCGTGGCAGTGGACGCCAGTCGACGCCGACGAGGTCGACGACGCCCCGGGCGCCCAGAACCCCGAGGAGTCGGAGGAGCCGATGATGCTGACGACCGACGTGGCGCTGAAGCACGACGACGACTACCGCGAGGTGCTGGAGCGCTTCCAGGAGAACCCCGACGAGTTCCAGGAGGCGTTCGCGAAGGCGTGGTACAAGCTCATCCACCGCGACATGGGCCCGCCCGAGCGACTCCTCGGCCCGGAAGTCCCCGACGAAACGTTCGTCTGGCAGGACCCGATCCCGGACGCCGACTACGACTTCGTCGGTGACGAGGAGATCGCCCACCTGAAAGAGGAGATCCTCGCGACGGATCTGACCGTCCCTCAGCTCGCGAAGACTGCGTGGGCCTCCGCATCGACGTACCGCGACAGCGACAAGCGCGGCGGCGCCAACGGCGGCCGCATCCGCCTCGAACCCCAGCGCAGCTGGGAGGTCAACGAGCCCGAGGAGCTCGCGACGGTGCTGGAGACGCTCGAAGGCGTGCAGGCGGCGTTCAACGACTCGCGTGACGACGACGTGCGCGTCTCGCTCGCGGATCTGATCGTCCTCGGCGGCAACGCGGCCGTCGAGCAGGCCGCCGCCGACGCCGGCTACGACGTGACGGTGCCGTTCGAGCCCGGCCGCACCGACGCGACCGCGGAGCAGACCGACGAGGAGTCCTTCGAGCACCTCGAGCCGAAGGTCGACGGCTTCCGGAACTACCTCGGGAGCGGCGACTACGACGACATGTACGACTCCCCCGAGGAGCGCATGGTCGACAAAGCCGAGCTGCTGAACCTCACGGTGCCCGAGATGACGGCACTGGTCGGCGGGATGCGTTCGCTGGGCGCGACCTACGGCGACAGCGACCGCGGCGTGTTCACCGACGAGCCGGGCACGCTGACCAACGACTTCTTCGACGTCCTGCTCGACATGGAGTACGAGTGGGTCTCCGTCGACGAGGACGACGAGGTGTTCGAGGTCCGCGACCGCGAGACCGGCGAGGCCGAGTACGACGCGACCCGCCTCGACCTCATCTTCGGCTCGAACGCCCGACTCCGGGCCACCGCGGACGTCTACGGCGCCGACGACGGCGAGGAGCAGCTCGTCGAGGACTTCGTCGACGCGTGGACGAAGGTCATGCGGAACGACCGCTTCGACCTGGAGTAA